One Salvelinus fontinalis isolate EN_2023a chromosome 27, ASM2944872v1, whole genome shotgun sequence genomic region harbors:
- the ppil6 gene encoding probable inactive peptidyl-prolyl cis-trans isomerase-like 6, with translation MTSEVYLEIVGLMKEHHFQIAKSIAKGLKQKFPTSFLDPTIRPLLECDWHVYLTNKKRELKGEVWQFSSNLMCFVNGCLLGNEKDLTSWAEKQWEFTLIRPHALYLALADDYYSKHLHSTGHTFVYMDISIRGESVGRLLFELFTELCPKTCKNFQALCTGEAGLSQSDLMLSYKGSVFHRVVPNGWIQGGDISAPGKGNGGESIYGPTFEDESFAVSHSRRGILGMANQGPHSNSSQFYITLQPALWMDRKYVAFGQVVEGTEVLRRLEEVPTYNERPKQDCKVADCGVFEP, from the exons ATGACTTCTGAAGTTTATCTGGAAATTGTGGGTTTGATGAAAGAACACCATTTTCAAATTGCTAAGAGCATTGCCAAG GGACTGAAACAGAAGTTTCCCACCTCGTTTTTGGATCCAACAATTCGTCCATTACTCGAATGTGACTGGCATGTGTATCTAACCAATAAGAAAAGG GAGCTGAAAGGGGAGGTGTGGCAGTTCTCCAGCAACCTCATGTGTTTCGTGAATGGTTGTCTCCTTGGCAACGAGAAGGACCTGACCAGCTGGGCTGAGAAGCAGTGGGAGTTTACACTTATCCGTCCACATGCACTATACCTGGCTCTCGCTGACGACTACTACTCTAAACACCTCCACAGCACTGGG CACACGTTTGTTTACATGGACATTTCGATCCGAGGGGAATCGGTTGGGAGATTACTGTTTGAG CTGTTTACAGAGCTGTGTCCGAAGACGTGTAAAAACTTCCAGGCTCTGTGTACAGGGGAGGCAGGCCTGTCACAGAGTGACTTAATGCTGTCCTACAAGGGTTCTGTGTTCCATCGTGTGGTGCCCAACGGCTGGATACAGGGGGGAG ATATTTCGGCACCAGGCAAAGGCAACGGAGGGGAGTCAATCTACGGGCCAACTTTTGAAG ATGAGAGCTTTGCAGTCTCCCACAGTAGGAGGGGCATCCTGGGAATGGCCAACCAGGGTCCTCATAGCAACAGCTCTCAGTTCTACATCACCCTGCAGCCCGCCCTTTGGATGGACAGAAAATATGTGGCTTTCGG TCAAGTGGTTGAAGGCACAGAGGTTCTGAGGAGACTTGAAGAAGTCCCAACCTACAATGAAAGACCCAAACAAGACTGTAAAGTAGCAGACTGTGGAGTGTTTGAACCCTGA